The window CGGACATCGTGGCGTTCCGCGCCGAGCGCCTGCACCTCGAAGGCCTGTACCACCGTGTCGACCTGCAACTGCATCGCGCCGTCGCGCGTGCGTTGCAGCGACGCGCGCAGCGACATGCCGGCGTGTTCGATCTCGAAGCGCCGCAAGGCGCTGCCATGCAGGCGCCAGCCATCGCGGCGCGACCACGGGTCGGCGTCCTCACCGGCCCGCTCGTGCGCGAGCGCGTGCGCGACCACGCCCGCGGCGACCCATTCCGGCGCCAGCGGCGGTGCATCGAACAGGCCTGCGCGTTCCCGCTCGATCAGTCCGGTGTCGAGGTCGGCCGTGGCGAACGACGGGCTGTTGACCACGCGACGCAGGAAGGCCACGTTGTTCTGCGGCCCGACCAGATGGGTGTGCGCCAGCGCCCGGTCCATGCGCACGAGCGCCTGCTCGCGGTCCCGGCCCCAGACGATGAGCTTCGCGACCATCGAGTCGTAGTAGGGCGTGATCGCATCGCCTTCGCCCACGCCGGCGTCGATCCGCACCGCCGCCGACTCGGCGCCGTTGGCACGCTCGAAGGCCACATGCGCCGGCCAGCGAAGCACGTGCAGGCGGCCGGTGGACGGCAGGAAGTCGGCATCGGGGTTCTCGGCGCAGAGGCGCGCCTCGATCGCATGGCCATGGATCCGCAGTTCGTGCTGCTGCAGTGGCAGGGGCTCGCCGGCCGCGACGCGCAACTGCCACTCGACGAGGTCGAGCCCGGTGATCGCCTCGGTCACCGGATGCTCGACCTGCAGCCGCGTGTTCATCTCCATGAAGTAGAAGCGGCCGTCGGGCTCGGCGATGAACTCCACCGTGCCGGCACCGACGTAGCCGACCGCCTTCGCGGCCGCGACCGCCGCCTCCCCCATCGCGCGGCGACGATCCTCGCTCATGCCGGGCGCCGGCGCCTCCTCGAGCAGCTTCTGGTGGCGGCGCTGCACCGAGCAGTCACGCTCGAACAGGTAGACGCAGTGACCATGGGTATCGCCGAACACCTGGATCTCGATGTGCCGCGGCTTCTGCAGGTAGCGCTCGACCAGCACGGCGTCGTCGCCAAAGCTGCCGAGGGCCTCGCGCCGGCAGGACGCGAGAGCCGCATCGAACGCCGATTCTTCGCTCACCACGCGCATGCCCTTGCCGCCGCCGCCGGCACTGGCCTTGATCAGCACCGGGTAGCCGATGCGCGCGGCCTCGCTCCGCAGCAGCGCCGGGTCCTGGTCGGCGCCGTGGTAGCCGGGCACCAGCGGCACGCCGGCCGCTTCCATCAGGCGCTTGGACTCGGCCTTCAGGCCCATGGCCCGGATGGCCGACGGCGTGGGGCCGATGAACACGATGCCGGCTGCGGCGCAGGCCTCGGCGAAGCCGTCGTTCTCGCTGAGGAAGCCGTAGCCCGGATGCACCGCCTGCGCGCCGGTCGCGATCGCGGCCTCGAGGATGCGGTCGGTGCGCAGGTAGCTGTCGCGCGGCGCGGCGGCGCCGATGCGGACCGCCTCGTCGCAGGCCTTGACATGCCGCGCGTTCGCGTCGGCATCGGAGTACACCGCGACCGTCGCGATGCCCAGCCGCCGCGCGGTCGTGGCCACGCGGCAGGCGATCTCGCCGCGGTTGGCGATCAGGATCTTCTTGAACATCTTGCCCCCGCGGCTCCATCGCCCGCGCGCGCTTCGCGCGCCAGGCCATCTGACTTCGTCGCTGCGCCGCTTCGCGGCTGGTCGCCGCGGTTGACGACCAGGATCTTCTTGAACATCAACGGGACTCCGTTGCCGTGGCCGACGCCGCACCCAGCAGCATCTTCAACCGGGCCCACAAGCGCGCCAGGAACTTCGAGAGCAGCCACACGAGGATCAGCATGCCGACGAAGGCCGCGGCCACGCCGGCGATCGCCAGCACCGGGTGCTCGAACGCCAGCCACAACATCGACGGCACCGCCAGATCACCGAGCAGCGACATGCCGATGTTGGAGAACGGCTCGGGCGAGGTGTTGACCGCGGCGCGCGTGGTCGCCTTGGCAACGTGGCTGGTCGCGGCCAGCGTGCCACCCAGCAGGGCCGCCAGCGCCGCGGCGGTGGCGTGGTCGGCGCCGAACACCGAGGCGGCCAGCGCCGCGCCGGCCGGGATGCGGACCGCGGTGTGAACCAGGTCCCACAGCGAATCGAGACCGGGGATCTTGTCGGCGAAGAACTCGACGAACAGCATGAAGCCGCTGCCCGCCAGCATCGCCGGGTGCTGCAGCAGTTGCAGGCCGGGCGGCAGCTGCACCCAGCCGGCATAGCCCACCAGCCCGGTGATGGCGAGCACCGCGTAGAGCCGCAGGCCGCTGGCCCAGCCCAGCGCGGCGGCCAGCGCGATCAGATGGGTGGTGTCGAGCGCGTTCACCGCCGGCAGTTCCATCGTCGCTCCTTCACGCCTGCCAGCGCGGACGGCGCTTGCCGAGAAAGGCCTGCACGCCCTCGCGGCCGTCGTCCGAGGCGCGCGCATCGGCAATGAACTCCACGGTGCGCGCGATCAGGGCCGCATCGAGCGGCGCCCCGGTGATCTCGTGCAGCAGGCGCTTGCCGGTGGCCAGCGCCTGCGGGCTGGCGGCGAGCAGCGCGTCGACGAGAGCCTGCACCGCCGCGTCCAGCGCCTCGGCCGGCGCGACCTCGTGCAGCAGGCCCGTGCGCTGCGCGGTGGTGGCATCGAAGCGCTCCGCCGTGAGCATGTAGCGCTGCGCGGCACGCGGGCCCATCGCGCGGACCACGTAGGGGCCGATCGTCGCCGGCACCAGCCCGAGCTTCACCTCGCTGAGGCAGAACTGTGCGGTGTCCACTGCCACCGCGAGATCGCAGGCCGCCACCAGGCCCACGCCGCCGGCATAGGCATCGCCCTGCACGCGCGCGATCGTCGGCTTGCGGCAGCCGGCGATGCTGCGCAGCATCTGGGCCAGGCCGGCCGCGTCGTCGAGGTTCTGCGCGCGCGTGTAGTCCGCCATGCGGCGCATCCAGTGCAGGTCGGCGCCGGCGCAGAAGGCCGGGCCCTCGGCGGCCAGCACGACGACGCGCACGGTGTCGTCGGCATCGAGCGCGCGGAAGGCCTGCGTCAGCGCGGTGATGATCTCGTCGTTGAAGGCGTTGCGCACGTCGGGGCGGCACAGCGTCACCCGCGCCACCGCGGCCGACGGTCGGCTCAGGCGGACGGTCGTGTCGGCGCTCATGCGGCGGGACCCTGGCTGTGCGGCATCGCGGCGCCCTCCATCACATGCGGAACACGCCGAACTTCGCGTCGGGGATCGGCGCGTTCAGGCTGGCGCTCAAGCCCAGCGCGAGCACGCGGCGCGTGTCGGCGGGATCGATGACGCCATCGTCCCACAGCCGAGCGCTGGCGTAATAGGGATGCCCCTGGGTCTCGTACTGCGCGAGCAGCGGCGCCTTGAAGGCCGCCTCGTCCTCGGCCGACCAGTGCCCGCCCTTGGCCTCGATGCCGTCGCGCTTCACGGTGGCCAGCACGCTGGCGGCCTGCTCGCCGCCCATCACCGAGATGCGTGCGTTGGGCCACATCCACAGGAAGCGCGGCGAGTAGGCGCGGCCGCACATGCCGTAGTTGCCCGCGCCGAAGCTGCCGCCGATGATCACGGTGAACTTGGGCACGTTGGCGCAGGCCACTGCGGTGACCATCTTGGCACCCGCGCGCGCAATGCCTTCGTTCTCGACCTTGCGGCCGACCATGAAGCCGGTGATGTTCTGCAGGAACACCAGCGGGATCTTGCGCTGGCAGCACAGCTCGATGAAATGCGCGCCCTTGTTGGCGCTCTCCGAGAACAGGATGCCGTTGTTCGCCACGATGCCGACCGGCAGGCCCTCGATGTGCGCGAAGCCGGTCACCAGCGTGGCGCCATAGCGCGCCTTGAACTCGTCGAACTCGCTGCCGTCGACGATGCGGGCGATGACCTCGCGCACGTCGAAGGGCTTGCGCGTGTCGGTCGGGATCACGCCCAGCAGTTCGGCCGCGTCGTAGCCCGGCGCCACCGGTTCGCGCCGCAGCGGCGGCTGCGGCTTGCGGTGGTTGAGGTGGCCGACGATCTGGCGCGCCAGCGCCAGCGCATGGGTGTCGTTGCGCGCCAGGTGGTCGGCCACGCCCGACAGGCGCGTGTGCACGTCGCCGCCGCCCAGGTCTTCGGCCGTCACCACCTCGCCGGTCGCGGCCTTCACCAGCGGCGGGCCGCCGAGGAAGATGGTGCCCTGGTCCTGCACGATGATGGTCTCGTCGCTCATCGCCGGCACGTAGGCGCCGCCGGCGGTACAGGAGCCCATCACCACCGCGATCTGCGGAATGCCGTCGGCGCTCAGGTTCGCCTGGTTGTAGAAGATGCGGCCGAAGTGGTCGCGGTCGGGGAACACCTCATCCTGGTTCGGCAGGTTGGCGCCGCCGCTGTCGACCAGGTAGAGGCAGGGCAGGCGGTTCTGCTGCGCGATCTCCTGCGCGCGCAGGTGCTTCTTGACCGTCAGCGGGTAATAGGTGCCGCCCTTGACGGTGGCGTCGTTGCACACGATCACGCACTCGACGCCGGCCACCCGGCCGATGCCGGCAATCACGCCGGCGCACGGCGCCGCATCGCTGCCGTCCGCGTCGCGGTAGACGCCCATCGCAGCCAGTGGGGCGATCTCGAGGAAGGGCGTGTCAGGGTCCAGCAGCAGCTCGACCCGCTCGCGCGGCAACAGCTTGCCGCGTGCCACGTGCCGTGCGCGCGCGGTCTCGCCGCCGCCCAGCGCGATCTGCGCGAGCTTCGCGTGCAGGTCGTCGACGCCGCGGCGCATCGCCTCGGCATTGGCCTTGAACTCGTCGCTGCGCGGATCGAGGCGGGACACCAGGGTCGACATCGCGGGGCTCCTTCGGCCGGGGGACTCAGGCGGTTTCGGCGAACAGCTCGCGGCCGATCAGCATGCGCCGGATCTCCGAGGTGCCGGCACCGATCTCGTAGAGCTTGGCGTCGCGCCACAGCCGCCCGGCCGGGTACTCGTTGATGTAGCCGTTGCCGCCCAGCACCTGGATCGCCTCGCCGGCCATCCAGGTGGCCTTCTCGGCGGCGTAGAGGATGGCGCCGGCCGCGTCCTTGCGCAGCGAGCGGCTGTGGTCGGCGCGGTCGCAGGCCTGGCCGACGGCGTAGACGTACGCGCGGCAGGCCGAGAAGGTGGTGTACATGTCGGCCAGCTTGCCCTGCATCAGCTGGAACTCGCCGATGCTCTGGCCGAACTGCTTGCGGTCGTGCACATAGGGCAGCACCAGGTCCATGCAGGCGGCCATGATGCCCAGCGGCCCGGCCGACAGCACCGCGCGCTCGTAGTCCAGGCCGCTCATCAGCACCTTGACGCCGCCGCCCTCCTGGCCCAGCACGTTGTCGACCGGCACCTCGCAGTCCTCGAAGAACACGGGGTAGGTGTTGGACCCGCGCATGCCCAGCTTGTCGAGCTTGCTGCCGAAGCTCAGGCCCTTGAAACCCTTCTCGACGATGAGCGCCGTGACGCCCTTCGCGCCCGCCTCGGGCTCGGTCTTGGCGTAGACCACCATCGTGTCGGCGTCACCGCCGTTGGTGATCCACATCTTGGCGCCGTTCAGCACGTAACGATCGCCGCGGCGCTCGGCGCGCAGCTTCATGCTGACCACGTCGGAGCCGGCGTTGGGCTCGCTCATCGCCAGCGCGCCGACGTGCTCGCCGGACACCAGCTTCGGCAGGTAGCGGCCCTTCTGCGCTTCGCTGCCGTTGCGGTGCAGCTGGTTGATGCAGAGGTTGGAATGTGCGCCGTAGGACAGCCCCACGGCCGCCGAGGCGCGCGAGATCTCCTCCATCGCCACCATGTGCGCCAGGTAGCCGAGGCCGGTACCGCCGTAGGCCTCGCCCACCGTCATGCCGTGCACGCCCAGGTCGCCGAGCTTGCGCCAGAGATCGGGGGGGAACTGGTTGTCGCGGTCGATGTCGGCCGCGCGCGGCGCGATCTCCTGCTGGGCAAAGTCGCGCACGCTGTCGCGCAGCATGACCAGCGTGTCGCCGAGGTCGATATCGAGGCCGGTGAAGCTGGACATGTCGGTCTCCCGTGGGCTGCAGGTGGTCGGTGCGGCGGCTTGGCGCCGGTCATTCATGAGTTTCACTCAAAATTAGCGAACACCGAATGACTCGACCGCTTTTATGTCGGATCAGCGAGCAGTCTAGAGAGTCGTCTGAGGCGAATCAAGCATTAATTGAGCTTTACTCAAGATTGCCAATCCCCGACAATCCGGCGTGCCCTCGCTGCCGTCCCCGCTGCCGCCGCCACGATGAACCGTCCGTCCGCCCTTGCCGCCCCGCGCCGCCGCGCGCCGGCCAGCGCCAAGTCCGAGCAACGCGTGCGCGACATCCTGCGCGTGGGCCGCGAGGTGTTCTCGGAGCGCGGCTACGAGCACGCCACCACGACCGAGATCGCGCAGCGCCTGGGCATCTCCGAGGCCACCGTGTTCACCTACTTCCGCGGCAAGCGCGAGCTGTGCACCCGCGTGGTCGGCGACTGGTACGACGAGATCATCGCCGCCATCGAGGCCGGCCTGCCGCGCGAGCGCGACACGCGCGCGCAGCTCGAGTTCTTCGTGCAGACCCACCTGCGGCTGTTCCTGACGCAGGGCACCGGGCTGTGCGCGCTGGTGCTGTCGGAAGGCCGCTCGAAGGGACAGGAGGCGCTGGGCGATGCCTTCGCGCCGCTGCAGCGCCGCTACACCGCGCCGCTGATGGACCTGCTGGCGCGCGGCCAGGCCAGCGGAGAGATCCGCCGCGACGTGCCGCTGCGCCTGCTGCGCACCCTGGTGCTGGGGCCGATGGAGCACCTGCTGTGGGAGGCCGTGCTGCAGCAGCGGCCGGTCGACGTGGACGAGACCGCGCGTGGCCTGCTCGCGGTGCTCTACCCGGCCCTGCAGGCGCCGCAGGCCGAGCTGGCCGCGTTGCGCCGCCTGCGTGGCGATGTCGAGCACGCGCTGCGGGTGGCCGACGGCGCGCCGCGCTGAGGCCGCGACTCAGAACGGCCCGGTGGCGAGCCAGCGCTCCAGCTGCGCCCGCCGGTCGTTGCCCCAGAACAGCTCGCCGTCGACGAGGAAGGACGGCGCGCCGAACACGCCCGCCGCGATCGCGGCGTCGTTCTCGGCCTTCAGCCGCGCCTTCCAGGCCGGGTCGCCCCAGGCGGCCTCGGCCGCCTCGGCGTCGAGCCCGGCCTCGGCACACAGCGCCTTCAGCGGCGCCGGCGCATCGAGCGCCACGCCGCGCGTGAAGTAGGCGCGCAGCCCGGCATGGGCCCAGGCCGCCGCCCGCTCGGGCTCGCGGTCGGCGAGCCACCAGAACACGCGCGCGGCGTTCTGGGTCGGGATCGGGAAGCGTTCGGGCGCCCGGTAGGGCACGCCCTCGAAGCGCGCCGAGCGCTGGAAATCGGCCAGCGCGTACTCGCGCTTGACCGGGTAGGACACCGGGCTCTTCAGCTCGGCCGCCTGGAAGGTGGCCCCCAGCAGGATGGCGTGCCAGCGCACCGTGCGGCCGTGGCGCGCGGCCACCGCCTCGACCCACTCGCTGGCGATGTAGGAATAGGGCGAGGAGAAGTCGAAATAGAACTCGACCGGGTTCCTCGCGTTCATTGCCGCACCGCCGCGGTGTCGCCGACGCTCGCTCTCACGCTCACTTGTACAGCACCTCCGGCAACCACAGGCCGATGGCCGGGAACTGGTACAGCAGGATGATCGCGATGATCTGGATGCCCATGAAGGGCAGCATGCCGGCGAAGATCTGGTTCAAGGTCACGTGCTTCGGCGCCACGCCCTTCAGGTAGAACGCCGACATCGCCACCGGCGGGCTCAGGAAGGCGGTCTGCAGGTTCAGCGCCACCAGCAGGCCGAAGAACAGCGGGTCGACCCCGAAGTTGTCGAGCAGCGGAATGAAGATGGGCATGAAGATCACGATGATCTCGGTCCACTCCAGCGGCCAGCCGAGGATGAAGATGATGACCTGGCTCAGGATCAGGAACTGGGTCTTGGTGAGGTTCATGCCCAGCACCCAGTTCTCGACCAGCTCCTGGCCGCCCAGCAGCGCGAAGGCCGCCGAGAAGATGGCCGAACCGACGAACAGCCAGCACACCAT is drawn from Methylibium petroleiphilum PM1 and contains these coding sequences:
- a CDS encoding acetyl-CoA carboxylase biotin carboxylase subunit; the protein is MFKKILIANRGEIACRVATTARRLGIATVAVYSDADANARHVKACDEAVRIGAAAPRDSYLRTDRILEAAIATGAQAVHPGYGFLSENDGFAEACAAAGIVFIGPTPSAIRAMGLKAESKRLMEAAGVPLVPGYHGADQDPALLRSEAARIGYPVLIKASAGGGGKGMRVVSEESAFDAALASCRREALGSFGDDAVLVERYLQKPRHIEIQVFGDTHGHCVYLFERDCSVQRRHQKLLEEAPAPGMSEDRRRAMGEAAVAAAKAVGYVGAGTVEFIAEPDGRFYFMEMNTRLQVEHPVTEAITGLDLVEWQLRVAAGEPLPLQQHELRIHGHAIEARLCAENPDADFLPSTGRLHVLRWPAHVAFERANGAESAAVRIDAGVGEGDAITPYYDSMVAKLIVWGRDREQALVRMDRALAHTHLVGPQNNVAFLRRVVNSPSFATADLDTGLIERERAGLFDAPPLAPEWVAAGVVAHALAHERAGEDADPWSRRDGWRLHGSALRRFEIEHAGMSLRASLQRTRDGAMQLQVDTVVQAFEVQALGAERHDVRLGARRLMLSAYAVGEHLAVFTPDGSAWVREVDVLAHAGDGAGEGGRLTAPMPGKVVGFLVGAGERVRRGQALAVMEAMKMEHTLNAPCDGVVKGLRFAAGEQVAEGEALLDFEPAAAAAA
- a CDS encoding DUF4126 domain-containing protein, coding for MELPAVNALDTTHLIALAAALGWASGLRLYAVLAITGLVGYAGWVQLPPGLQLLQHPAMLAGSGFMLFVEFFADKIPGLDSLWDLVHTAVRIPAGAALAASVFGADHATAAALAALLGGTLAATSHVAKATTRAAVNTSPEPFSNIGMSLLGDLAVPSMLWLAFEHPVLAIAGVAAAFVGMLILVWLLSKFLARLWARLKMLLGAASATATESR
- a CDS encoding enoyl-CoA hydratase/isomerase family protein; the protein is MSADTTVRLSRPSAAVARVTLCRPDVRNAFNDEIITALTQAFRALDADDTVRVVVLAAEGPAFCAGADLHWMRRMADYTRAQNLDDAAGLAQMLRSIAGCRKPTIARVQGDAYAGGVGLVAACDLAVAVDTAQFCLSEVKLGLVPATIGPYVVRAMGPRAAQRYMLTAERFDATTAQRTGLLHEVAPAEALDAAVQALVDALLAASPQALATGKRLLHEITGAPLDAALIARTVEFIADARASDDGREGVQAFLGKRRPRWQA
- a CDS encoding carboxyl transferase domain-containing protein, which translates into the protein MSTLVSRLDPRSDEFKANAEAMRRGVDDLHAKLAQIALGGGETARARHVARGKLLPRERVELLLDPDTPFLEIAPLAAMGVYRDADGSDAAPCAGVIAGIGRVAGVECVIVCNDATVKGGTYYPLTVKKHLRAQEIAQQNRLPCLYLVDSGGANLPNQDEVFPDRDHFGRIFYNQANLSADGIPQIAVVMGSCTAGGAYVPAMSDETIIVQDQGTIFLGGPPLVKAATGEVVTAEDLGGGDVHTRLSGVADHLARNDTHALALARQIVGHLNHRKPQPPLRREPVAPGYDAAELLGVIPTDTRKPFDVREVIARIVDGSEFDEFKARYGATLVTGFAHIEGLPVGIVANNGILFSESANKGAHFIELCCQRKIPLVFLQNITGFMVGRKVENEGIARAGAKMVTAVACANVPKFTVIIGGSFGAGNYGMCGRAYSPRFLWMWPNARISVMGGEQAASVLATVKRDGIEAKGGHWSAEDEAAFKAPLLAQYETQGHPYYASARLWDDGVIDPADTRRVLALGLSASLNAPIPDAKFGVFRM
- a CDS encoding isovaleryl-CoA dehydrogenase; the protein is MSSFTGLDIDLGDTLVMLRDSVRDFAQQEIAPRAADIDRDNQFPPDLWRKLGDLGVHGMTVGEAYGGTGLGYLAHMVAMEEISRASAAVGLSYGAHSNLCINQLHRNGSEAQKGRYLPKLVSGEHVGALAMSEPNAGSDVVSMKLRAERRGDRYVLNGAKMWITNGGDADTMVVYAKTEPEAGAKGVTALIVEKGFKGLSFGSKLDKLGMRGSNTYPVFFEDCEVPVDNVLGQEGGGVKVLMSGLDYERAVLSAGPLGIMAACMDLVLPYVHDRKQFGQSIGEFQLMQGKLADMYTTFSACRAYVYAVGQACDRADHSRSLRKDAAGAILYAAEKATWMAGEAIQVLGGNGYINEYPAGRLWRDAKLYEIGAGTSEIRRMLIGRELFAETA
- a CDS encoding TetR/AcrR family transcriptional regulator; protein product: MNRPSALAAPRRRAPASAKSEQRVRDILRVGREVFSERGYEHATTTEIAQRLGISEATVFTYFRGKRELCTRVVGDWYDEIIAAIEAGLPRERDTRAQLEFFVQTHLRLFLTQGTGLCALVLSEGRSKGQEALGDAFAPLQRRYTAPLMDLLARGQASGEIRRDVPLRLLRTLVLGPMEHLLWEAVLQQRPVDVDETARGLLAVLYPALQAPQAELAALRRLRGDVEHALRVADGAPR
- a CDS encoding 2-hydroxychromene-2-carboxylate isomerase, translated to MNARNPVEFYFDFSSPYSYIASEWVEAVAARHGRTVRWHAILLGATFQAAELKSPVSYPVKREYALADFQRSARFEGVPYRAPERFPIPTQNAARVFWWLADREPERAAAWAHAGLRAYFTRGVALDAPAPLKALCAEAGLDAEAAEAAWGDPAWKARLKAENDAAIAAGVFGAPSFLVDGELFWGNDRRAQLERWLATGPF